Proteins from a single region of Runella sp. SP2:
- a CDS encoding homoserine kinase, whose product MDYIKAFAPATVANVACGFDIFGFALDQPGDIVELRKRDEPGVVIKDIIGDNGRLPRNPERNAVTVVMLKFLQHIGSNQGIEVVLHKNMPLGSGMGSSSASSVVGVFAINELLGSPLSRQELLPFAMEGERIACGAAHADNVGPSLLGGFVVIRSYAPLDVFKVKVPNELYCTLVHPDVEVNTKDARYILRNEVSLKNTISQMGNVAGLIAGLMQEDYDLVSRSMVDVIIEPVRSILIPEFDHVKQAALDNGALGCSISGAGPSMFALSRGRETADRVAKAMSEAFGSVGITTKSYVSQINQDGPKILESA is encoded by the coding sequence ATGGATTACATTAAAGCATTTGCCCCAGCTACTGTTGCCAACGTAGCCTGCGGGTTTGATATTTTTGGATTTGCTCTCGACCAACCTGGCGACATCGTCGAACTTCGCAAACGCGATGAACCAGGGGTGGTTATCAAAGATATTATCGGCGACAACGGCCGCCTCCCCCGCAACCCCGAACGCAACGCCGTGACGGTGGTCATGCTCAAGTTTTTACAACACATCGGATCTAACCAAGGTATAGAGGTAGTTTTACATAAAAATATGCCATTGGGCAGCGGAATGGGCTCAAGTTCTGCAAGTTCGGTCGTGGGTGTATTTGCCATCAATGAACTGCTGGGAAGCCCACTTTCTCGCCAAGAACTCCTGCCGTTCGCCATGGAAGGGGAGCGCATTGCTTGCGGAGCCGCCCACGCCGACAATGTCGGGCCTTCGCTTTTGGGAGGTTTTGTTGTCATTCGTAGCTATGCACCCCTCGACGTTTTTAAGGTAAAAGTTCCCAACGAGCTTTACTGCACCCTCGTCCATCCCGATGTGGAGGTTAACACCAAAGACGCGCGCTACATCCTCCGCAACGAGGTTTCGCTCAAAAATACCATTTCACAAATGGGCAACGTAGCGGGACTAATTGCGGGCTTGATGCAAGAAGATTACGACTTGGTCAGTCGCTCCATGGTCGATGTCATCATCGAGCCTGTACGTTCGATTTTGATTCCTGAGTTTGACCACGTAAAACAAGCCGCCCTCGACAACGGCGCTTTGGGTTGCAGTATTTCGGGAGCTGGGCCTTCGATGTTTGCCTTGAGCCGTGGCCGCGAAACCGCCGACCGCGTCGCCAAAGCGATGAGCGAAGCCTTTGGCAGTGTGGGTATTACCACCAAAAGCTATGTTTCACAAATCAACCAAGACGGCCCCAAGATTTTGGAGAGTGCTTAA
- a CDS encoding M28 family peptidase, whose translation MRSIVQKTAIAFVLASQFAIGQAPKKLPETQHPRAEVEMHMRFLASDELQGRRTGEQGNLVASRYIAEQFRVLGIKPAPGQTDYLQLVPFVNQKSAKEGVLIANNDTLRVNKEFVILGSGAANLTADIVFVGYGLADDYKTDVKGKIVVAQIGTSESKTPQELFTASNEKRKLATQKGAALLIELFTAQIPWSFASRYFGGEKTSIDNGLGDAVAHVWVNGQQKKYADLFKSGATQATFKTTGREQTAVKSHNVVGVIEGTDPVLKNEYVVVTAHFDHVGMGKKGGNTYTAADSIFNGARDNAFGTVAMLTAAKTLSLKPTKRSVLLIAYTGEEIGLLGSKYYADHPLVPLNQCVFNLNSDGAGYADKTLVSVIGLDRTNCKAEIEAGCKAFGLGVFGDPSPEQGLFDRSDNVSLAAKGIPAPDFAPGFKSFDGEIAKYYHQAADNPDSVDFDYLLKFCQSFAYTARLIGNKPVKPYWIAGDKYEPAAKALYGK comes from the coding sequence ATGCGTTCTATCGTCCAAAAAACAGCCATTGCTTTCGTCCTCGCATCGCAATTTGCGATAGGGCAAGCCCCTAAAAAACTACCCGAAACCCAACATCCTCGTGCCGAAGTAGAAATGCACATGCGTTTTTTAGCATCGGACGAATTGCAGGGACGCCGCACGGGCGAACAGGGGAATTTGGTGGCTTCACGCTACATCGCCGAGCAATTTCGCGTATTAGGCATTAAGCCCGCACCTGGCCAAACTGACTACTTACAGTTGGTTCCTTTTGTTAATCAAAAGTCGGCCAAAGAAGGCGTACTTATCGCTAACAACGACACGTTACGGGTCAACAAAGAATTTGTGATTTTGGGAAGTGGTGCCGCCAACCTCACCGCCGACATCGTCTTTGTAGGGTATGGATTGGCAGATGATTATAAAACCGACGTAAAGGGTAAAATAGTGGTGGCTCAAATTGGCACTTCCGAATCCAAAACGCCCCAAGAGCTATTTACCGCCTCCAACGAAAAGCGTAAACTTGCCACGCAAAAAGGAGCGGCGTTATTGATAGAACTGTTTACCGCCCAAATCCCGTGGTCGTTTGCTTCTCGCTATTTTGGCGGGGAAAAAACAAGCATAGACAACGGCTTGGGCGATGCCGTGGCGCACGTGTGGGTCAATGGACAACAAAAGAAATACGCCGATTTGTTTAAAAGTGGCGCTACGCAGGCTACCTTCAAAACCACTGGCCGCGAGCAAACTGCTGTCAAATCGCACAATGTAGTGGGAGTAATTGAGGGCACCGACCCTGTCCTTAAAAATGAGTACGTGGTCGTAACCGCGCACTTCGACCATGTAGGGATGGGCAAAAAAGGCGGCAATACCTACACGGCTGCCGATAGTATTTTCAACGGTGCGCGCGACAACGCCTTCGGAACGGTAGCGATGCTTACAGCGGCCAAAACCCTTTCGCTCAAACCCACCAAACGTTCGGTTTTGCTCATCGCTTATACGGGCGAAGAAATAGGTTTGTTGGGCAGTAAATACTACGCCGACCATCCGCTTGTGCCGCTCAATCAGTGCGTTTTTAACCTCAACAGCGACGGTGCAGGCTACGCCGACAAAACCCTCGTATCGGTCATTGGGCTTGACCGTACCAACTGCAAAGCCGAAATCGAAGCAGGTTGCAAAGCATTCGGACTAGGCGTTTTTGGCGACCCATCGCCCGAACAAGGGCTGTTTGACCGCTCAGATAATGTAAGCTTGGCGGCGAAAGGCATTCCAGCCCCCGATTTCGCCCCAGGTTTTAAGAGTTTTGACGGAGAAATTGCCAAGTATTACCACCAAGCCGCCGACAATCCTGACTCGGTCGATTTCGATTATTTATTGAAATTCTGCCAATCGTTTGCCTACACGGCTCGCCTCATTGGCAACAAACCCGTAAAGCCTTACTGGATCGCAGGCGACAAATACGAACCAGCCGCTAAAGCATTGTATGGAAAGTAA
- the galU gene encoding UTP--glucose-1-phosphate uridylyltransferase GalU, giving the protein MIRKAVIPAAGLGTRFLPATKSQPKEMLPIIDTPTIQYVVQEAVDSGIEDILIITGRGKRAIEDHFDRNVELEAKLEEKQDELLWNEMRRLSDMANIHYVRQRETNGLGDAIYYAKQHVGNEPFAVLLGDTIMDSVIPVTQQLIDTYEQYQSTVIAVETVPREKVNRYGIVGGDALSETIMKLDSLVEKPSIEAAPSNLAIAGRYILSPEIFTAIEQTGKGKGGEIQLTDSFQILLRRENIYAHRIEGERHDIGNKLDFLKTTVKFALKRKEFSAPFLKFLRETLAEYEGQ; this is encoded by the coding sequence ATGATTCGTAAAGCCGTTATACCCGCCGCAGGTCTAGGTACTCGATTCTTACCTGCTACCAAGTCTCAACCCAAGGAAATGCTTCCTATCATCGACACGCCTACCATTCAGTACGTAGTGCAAGAAGCCGTCGATTCGGGAATTGAAGATATTCTTATCATCACAGGCCGTGGCAAACGCGCCATCGAAGACCACTTTGACCGCAACGTAGAGTTGGAAGCGAAGTTGGAAGAAAAACAAGATGAGCTACTTTGGAACGAAATGCGCCGCTTGTCCGACATGGCCAATATCCATTACGTTCGTCAACGCGAAACCAATGGCCTCGGAGATGCCATTTATTACGCCAAACAACACGTTGGTAACGAGCCATTTGCGGTACTTTTGGGCGACACCATCATGGATTCGGTGATTCCTGTTACGCAACAGCTTATCGATACCTACGAGCAGTACCAAAGCACAGTCATCGCCGTAGAAACCGTTCCTCGCGAAAAAGTAAACCGTTACGGGATTGTAGGCGGCGACGCTTTGAGCGAAACCATTATGAAACTCGACAGCCTCGTCGAAAAACCTTCCATCGAAGCAGCGCCGTCGAACCTTGCGATTGCGGGGCGTTATATTCTTTCTCCCGAAATCTTTACGGCGATTGAGCAAACGGGCAAAGGAAAAGGTGGCGAAATTCAGTTGACCGATTCGTTCCAAATCTTGCTCCGTCGTGAAAACATCTACGCCCACCGCATCGAAGGCGAGCGCCACGACATTGGCAACAAACTTGATTTCTTGAAAACAACCGTCAAATTTGCCCTCAAACGCAAAGAGTTCTCAGCTCCTTTCTTGAAGTTCTTACGTGAGACGTTGGCAGAGTACGAGGGTCAATAA